GGTAAATAAATCAACTTAGCACCCACGTCCTCAATCAGCTTTCTGATCGTGTCATGGTTGTGTATCGAGTAGTTATCCATAATCACACAAGCTCCTTTCCAAAGTTTCGGAACCAGGTGGCGAGCAATGAAGGCTTCAAAGGTCAAACCATCGGTTGAACCGACGATACTTACGTTAGTGACAACGGTTTTGAGGCTGATTGCACTGATTGTAGAGACTCGTTTACCTCGCTTGCTGGGGC
This portion of the Neosynechococcus sphagnicola sy1 genome encodes:
- a CDS encoding transposase translates to PSKRGKRVSTISAISLKTVVTNVSIVGSTDGLTFEAFIARHLVPKLWKGACVIMDNYSIHNHDTIRKLIEDVGAKLIYLPPYSPDFSPIENCFSKIKNILRTIGARSYPDLANAIEDAFSQVSLENLKNWFTHCCYYASQE